A genomic stretch from Kribbella amoyensis includes:
- a CDS encoding DUF695 domain-containing protein encodes MRSLRRWRGRGSGDPIEAFWQWWANDGGTALAESIARQDPHAISAVLADHVHRIDKALDWELGPGLHAQHALVVTAAGDPAVRAVARRWLRAAPPSDWLWEYADLRRPAPTFTLRFTGLPAVEIDAAWVTAVPDDSAAAVHVGVHHPVFLDLPEDARRRITFLLLDLTLGEEMVETWVGAVEVLPDRPADAVPIRDLLPAVAAFAAQFTTEDGDPTWRLLEGEQDGQRLIASTEVPLRSIRLPHLDTHVGIAVGYRSVRDDGLPETDMLDHLRALEDHLTNRLGDSGRLLAHETFGGTRTLHFYVDGTTPAASQLRAALGGWSHGPIEVRSSSDPAWRNVRHLAG; translated from the coding sequence ATGCGCAGCCTGCGACGGTGGCGGGGACGGGGATCGGGGGATCCGATCGAGGCTTTCTGGCAGTGGTGGGCCAACGACGGCGGGACCGCGTTGGCCGAGTCGATCGCCCGGCAGGATCCGCACGCGATCAGCGCCGTGCTCGCCGACCACGTGCACCGGATCGACAAGGCGCTGGACTGGGAACTCGGCCCGGGACTGCACGCCCAGCACGCCCTCGTCGTCACCGCGGCCGGCGATCCCGCGGTCCGTGCGGTCGCCCGGCGGTGGCTGCGCGCGGCACCGCCGTCCGACTGGCTCTGGGAGTACGCCGACCTGCGACGCCCGGCGCCCACCTTCACGCTGCGGTTCACGGGACTGCCGGCGGTCGAGATCGACGCGGCCTGGGTGACCGCCGTCCCGGACGACTCGGCCGCGGCCGTCCATGTCGGGGTGCACCACCCGGTGTTCCTGGACCTGCCCGAGGACGCGCGTCGCCGGATCACGTTCCTGCTGCTCGACCTCACCCTCGGCGAGGAGATGGTGGAGACCTGGGTCGGTGCCGTCGAGGTACTCCCCGACCGGCCGGCCGACGCCGTCCCGATCCGCGACCTGCTCCCCGCCGTCGCCGCCTTCGCCGCGCAGTTCACGACCGAGGACGGGGATCCCACCTGGCGGCTGCTGGAGGGCGAGCAGGACGGGCAACGACTGATCGCGAGTACGGAGGTACCGCTGCGGTCGATCCGGTTGCCGCATCTCGACACCCATGTCGGCATCGCGGTCGGGTACCGGTCGGTCCGCGACGACGGGCTGCCCGAGACCGACATGCTCGACCACCTGCGCGCGCTCGAGGACCACCTCACCAACCGGCTGGGCGATTCCGGCCGGCTGCTCGCGCACGAGACGTTCGGTGGCACCCGGACCCTGCACTTCTACGTCGACGGCACCACGCCCGCCGCCTCGCAGTTGCGGGCCGCACTCGGCGGTTGGTCGCACGGCCCGATCGAGGTCCGCTCGTCCAGCGATCCGGCCTGGCGCAACGTGCGCCACCTGGCCGGCTGA
- a CDS encoding proline dehydrogenase family protein gives MLRRILLGVSRSPQIKKAVSSLPVSSGIVARFVAGETAPEAVLATEKLVSNGLQVTLDHLGEDTTDLAAATATADAYLELLKQLAEAGLTANAEVSVKLSAVGQALPGDGEKIALENARTICLAARNAGTTVTLDMEDHTTTDSTLGILRELRQDFPETGAVLQAYLRRTEADCVDLAYAGSRVRLCKGAYKEPESVAYQDKRAVDKAYVRALKVLMNGDGYPMIASHDPRLIAIAGSLADRARRAHDSYEYQMLFGIRPEEQLRLAREGNTVRVYIPYGEDWYGYLVRRLAERPANLQFFARSLVSKK, from the coding sequence GTGCTTCGGCGAATCCTGCTGGGCGTGTCCCGCAGTCCCCAGATCAAGAAGGCCGTCTCGTCCCTGCCGGTGTCCAGTGGCATCGTCGCGCGGTTCGTGGCCGGCGAGACCGCGCCGGAGGCCGTGCTGGCCACCGAGAAGCTGGTCAGCAACGGGCTGCAGGTCACCCTCGACCATCTCGGTGAGGACACCACCGACCTGGCCGCGGCGACCGCCACCGCCGATGCGTACCTGGAACTGCTCAAGCAGCTCGCCGAGGCCGGTCTGACCGCGAACGCCGAGGTCTCGGTCAAGCTCTCCGCGGTCGGCCAGGCGCTGCCCGGCGACGGCGAGAAGATCGCCCTGGAGAACGCCCGCACCATCTGCCTGGCCGCCCGTAACGCCGGCACCACGGTCACCCTGGACATGGAGGACCACACCACCACCGACTCCACCCTGGGCATCCTGCGCGAACTACGGCAGGACTTCCCGGAGACCGGGGCCGTGCTGCAGGCGTACCTGCGCCGTACCGAGGCCGACTGCGTCGATCTCGCGTACGCCGGGTCGCGGGTGCGGCTGTGCAAGGGCGCGTACAAGGAGCCCGAGTCGGTCGCGTACCAGGACAAGCGCGCCGTCGACAAGGCGTACGTGCGGGCCCTGAAGGTCCTGATGAACGGCGACGGGTACCCGATGATCGCGTCGCACGACCCGCGGCTGATCGCGATCGCCGGTTCGCTCGCGGACCGGGCCCGCCGCGCCCACGACAGCTACGAGTACCAGATGCTGTTCGGCATCCGCCCCGAGGAGCAGCTCCGGCTGGCCCGCGAGGGCAACACCGTCCGCGTCTACATCCCGTACGGCGAGGACTGGTACGGCTACCTGGTGCGCCGCCTCGCCGAGCGGCCCGCCAACCTGCAGTTCTTCGCCCGGTCCCTGGTCAGCAAGAAGTAG
- a CDS encoding ABC transporter permease, with translation MTLRVTFAVAARVVAQLRRDHRTVAMLIVLPALLVSLMWWMFTDSPATFDRIGGPLLAVFPAIIMFIVTSVATLRERSSGTLSRLFTLPMAKLDFLLGYALAFAVIAVVQAAVVVSISLYALDLDIRGPAWQLGVVAVLDGVLGTALGLFASAFAATEFQAVQLMPAVMIPQLLLCGLFLPRDQLPGVLHAISDVLPLSYAVDAVVGVAAGNGFGQGAGVDALVVVAFVVAALALGAATLRRRTA, from the coding sequence ATGACTCTCCGCGTCACCTTCGCCGTCGCGGCCCGGGTGGTCGCGCAGTTGCGCCGCGACCACCGGACCGTCGCGATGCTGATCGTGTTGCCGGCCCTGCTGGTCAGCCTGATGTGGTGGATGTTCACCGACTCGCCGGCCACCTTCGACCGGATCGGCGGTCCGCTGCTCGCGGTGTTCCCGGCGATCATCATGTTCATCGTCACCTCGGTCGCCACCCTGCGCGAACGGTCCAGCGGGACGCTGTCGCGGCTGTTCACGTTGCCGATGGCGAAGCTGGACTTCCTGCTCGGGTACGCGCTCGCGTTCGCGGTGATCGCCGTGGTCCAGGCGGCCGTGGTCGTGTCGATCTCGCTGTACGCGCTCGACCTCGACATCCGCGGACCCGCTTGGCAGCTGGGCGTTGTCGCGGTGCTCGACGGCGTCCTCGGGACCGCGCTCGGGTTGTTCGCGAGCGCGTTCGCGGCGACCGAGTTCCAGGCGGTCCAGCTGATGCCGGCCGTGATGATCCCGCAGCTGCTGCTCTGCGGGCTGTTCCTCCCACGCGACCAGCTGCCCGGCGTCCTGCACGCGATCTCGGACGTGCTGCCACTCTCGTACGCCGTGGACGCGGTGGTCGGTGTTGCTGCGGGCAACGGTTTCGGCCAGGGGGCCGGGGTGGACGCGTTGGTCGTGGTCGCGTTCGTCGTCGCCGCCTTGGCACTGGGAGCGGCGACCCTCAGACGACGGACCGCCTGA
- a CDS encoding excalibur calcium-binding domain-containing protein encodes MDENRYPVRGPIGRYGGPRVWPIGVVAAAAVLLAVLVITTPFGAGDPVAGSRPTLDAAPPGIGADVPVEEDSSVAPTPAETVTVTPTPTRTSISPTPTPTPRRREALTPTPTLSTAPTATPVRVTEAVAFRSCAEARAAGKAPLRRGEPGYSRDLDRNGDGVACDRGNS; translated from the coding sequence GTGGACGAGAACAGATATCCGGTCCGTGGACCGATCGGCCGGTACGGCGGTCCGCGGGTCTGGCCGATCGGCGTCGTGGCCGCGGCGGCGGTGCTGCTGGCCGTGCTGGTGATCACCACGCCGTTCGGGGCCGGCGATCCGGTCGCCGGTTCGCGGCCGACGCTCGACGCCGCGCCGCCGGGGATCGGCGCTGACGTACCGGTCGAGGAGGACAGCTCGGTGGCGCCGACGCCCGCCGAGACGGTCACCGTCACGCCTACGCCGACGCGGACCTCGATCAGTCCGACGCCGACGCCCACGCCGCGCAGACGCGAGGCGTTGACGCCGACCCCGACGCTGTCAACCGCGCCGACCGCGACGCCGGTCCGGGTGACGGAGGCGGTGGCGTTCAGGAGCTGTGCCGAGGCGCGGGCCGCGGGCAAGGCGCCGCTGCGGCGCGGCGAGCCGGGGTACTCCAGAGACCTCGACCGGAACGGCGACGGCGTCGCCTGCGACCGCGGCAACTCCTGA